The following are from one region of the Myxocyprinus asiaticus isolate MX2 ecotype Aquarium Trade chromosome 2, UBuf_Myxa_2, whole genome shotgun sequence genome:
- the LOC127414715 gene encoding uncharacterized protein LOC127414715 isoform X7, which translates to MMRKAYCSWENLEWERQLFHWRFLDFGQKIKAFKSSTRLLSQIWRVALEAGQFSDFDSLLRLLRFEIHLSVHEKTDQKMFQRIGEVLKQKRSESVHLYLYVDKEVINRSLQQDIFESLPNIATIRIFPHQLKLGIESELYLQGAIYEMKTGHRCVRYLLSVFSNNQRENTEEQCAFLLKLHSHAKNMDVCPVLQPVFHALPPAWVVLPSAMSLLLQTMEVLNLKKPAELGVTYDQSELKQFLLCMPYITEIRFSAAACEPEDIHKIVKIVADLFILASESKKETLRSLSTACSHSTFPFAEDNKEMQSTFFLDIFTQLTQSSSGKTLLPALKPILMVAPAVWVVDLRKLEKTLAPIEMLKLQPAVKKTVELSGWSYDTDKLRNFLNYLPYISHICCAEQFFQTICEVLSADREWNPKQVSELLRSLGLSISLMDMLPSRICKAVGTVFKQLNFEEDISLSLLPKNISCLGSAFLFSNVKRLQTLRVNEIAALKLGILVRSDKKINSIIVEELSLVSSSSHLPERALCKLLSCMTSLLRAWTIHNLNLSEFKIEAHLLICLLCHQGPLSIKFHEDTLQQLAEVVYDAQDENLTQMFLEKINGDLSPCSLSWDVLYYLIQSTKKEVKLDLRDGIFNILNIPNLLAVLDLVRFKRISPRFVRAALKEIYQKRAGHLIVKFVRSSADLINLCLRELDSTDCKALCFALHYSDGVKLNLLNAVIPNNETESIVKLLQRVSDLRIDRKLLLNFLHASKYMEKQGYSASALLTALNHKLDFSCHSSIGSGRFGHDSGDLLTLSFMDFTAISSAIKTSACDTEIILYDCQADDSALEILFPILHKVHLQLGKHLLCQILTLILNAPNMAMSLKWALSLSKALGQELDLSYTPVNYRICESLQLVLDNTEELTHLNLSHCQLTDACLDLLLPYLCKILILDLTGNDITDKGAQRLCKALDGNSLTKTIWLCDNQITEIGLLVEEARIETLHANKKRCAQQQSFISKDLGPSQMEKTVKTFIKREDLIKDFEPELAVNHGKISYRFQCNTGGLFMCRETGLVFGMKGSGCVEYSVVHWDMRHLINTHYKPAGPLFDIKTPTGEIYELHLPHCETHVDEIGNISVVHIHKDILEFLTPVKMTESHIAVNVCGLSQYGLVDESGQNSKMLNGQVLLFQEPDMSKTQQRIWVFLLPSNVPLSEQIKEHQREYVFIQTSSDCKLMINSKYTLISKKANKVQPKDICFEPLHAGNHHPTFEVFLDKCVTEMRIKIQRKRKESNNITYKNAWTRRIILKTTGGNHTQMRSEEHSNISGKRHCRKLKNWKSDLSAIMEELSSEQLKKLKYLMQNCDNRDSIPLAKLEKAENRYELVNLVVETWGFEESVKAIKEFMIKLPRRDNVVTDRLEPYLKHFDL; encoded by the exons ATGATGAGAAAAGCATACTGCTCGTGGGAAAACCTGGAGTGGGAAAGACAACTGTTTCATTGGAGATTCTTAGACTTTGGACAGAAGATAAAAGCATTCAA atcaTCGACTAGGTTGCTGTCTCAGATATGGAGAGTGGCTCTCGAAGCAGGACAGTTTTCAGATTTTGATAGTCTGCTTAGATTATTGAGATTTGAAATCCATCTCTCTGTGCATGAAAAAACAGACCAGAAGATGTTTCAAAGAATAGGAGAAGTCCTCAAACAGAAGAGATCAGAGAGTGTTCATCTTTATCTGTATGTAGATAAAGAAGTCATAAACAGATCTTTGCAACAGGACATTTTTGAGAGCCTTCCTAATATTGCAACCATTAG gATTTTTCCTCATCAGCTGAAATTAGGTATAGAATCAGAGCTTTATCTTCAAGGAGCTATTTATGAGATGAAAACAGGTCACAGATGTGTAAGGTATCTACTGTCAGTGTTTAGCAATAATCAAAGAGAAAACACTGAGGAGCAGTGTGCATTTTTACTAAAACTGCATTCACATGCTAAGAACATGGACGTTTGTCCTGTTTTGCAACCTGTGTTCCATGCATTGCCACCCGCATGGGTTGTACTACCTTCAGCAATGTCACTCCTCCTACAGACCATGGAAGTTCTAAATTTAAAGAAGCCAGCTGAGCTAGGTGTCACATATGATCAAAGTGAACTTAAACAATTTCTTCTGTGTATGCCTTATATTACTGAGATAAG GTTTAGTGCTGCTGCCTGCGAGCCTGAAGACATCCACAAGATTGTAAAGATTGTTGCTGATCTTTTTATTCTCGCTTCTGAAAGTAAAAAGGAGACACTAAGGAGCCTTTCAACAGCATGCAGTCACTCAACCTTTCCCTTTGCTGAAGACAACAAAGAGATGCAGAGCACTTTCTTTTTGGATATCTTTACCCAGCTAACACAGAGTTCATCAGGGAAGACATTACTACCTGCATTGAAGCCCATTCTCATGGTTGCCCCTGCTGTATGGGTAGTGGATCTGCGAAAACTAGAGAAGACTCTTGCTCCTATTGAAATGCTGAAGCTTCAGCCAGCTGTCAAAAAAACAGTGGAGCTGAGTGGCTGGTCATATGACACAGACAAACTAAGGAATTTCCTAAATTATCTACCCTATATTTCACACATTTG CTGTGCTGAGCAGTTTTTCCAGACTATATGTGAAGTCCTCTCAGCAGACAGGGAATGGAATCCAAAGCAAGTCTCTGAGCTTTTACGGTCTCTTGGATTGAGCAtttctttgatggacatgctgcCAAGTCGAATCTGCAAGGCTGTTGgcactgtttttaaacagttgAACTTTGAAGAGGACATTTCTCTTAGTCTTCTCCCTAAAAACATCTCTTGTCTGGGTTCTGCTTTCCTCTTTTCAAATGTGAAAAGACTTCAAACATTGAG AGTAAATGAAATTGCAGCATTAAAGCTGGGAATTCTGGTcaggtcagataaaaaaataaattccataATTGTGGAAGAGCTATCTTTGGTTTCGTCAAGCTCTCATCTACCAGAGAGAGCACTTTGCAAGCTATTAAGCTGCATGACTTCACTTCTTAGAGCCTGGACAATCCACAACTTGAATCTCTCGGAATTTAAAATTGAGGCTCACTTACTCATCTGCCTGCTGTGTCATCAGGGCCCCTTGTCCATTAA ATTTCATGAAGACACTCTGCAACAACTAGCGGAAGTTGTATATGATGCTCAAGATGAAAATCTGACACAGATGTTcctggagaaaattaatggagaTTTGTCACCATGTAGTCTGTCCTGGGATGTTTTGTATTATCTAATTCAAAGCACGAAAAAGGAAGTAAAACTAGACCTTCGAGATGGCATATTTAATATTCTAAACATTCCAAACCTTCTTGCTGTACTGGACCTTGTTCGCTTTAAAAG GATAAGCCCACGATTTGTCAGGGCTGCATTGAAAGAGATATACCAGAAACGTGCAGGTCACCTGATTGTAAAATTTGTACGATCTTCAGCTGACCTGATTAACCTTTGCTTGAGAGAGTTGGACTCAACTGACTGCAAAGCCCTCTGCTTTGCCCTGCACTATAGTGATGGTGTTAAACTCAACCTGTTGAACGCTGTCATACCAAATAACGAGACTGAGAGCATTGTCAAACTTCTGCAAAGAGTTTCTGATCTTAG GATTGATAGAAAGCTGTTGTTGAACTTTCTCCATGCCTCTAAGTACATGGAAAAACAAGGTTATTCAGCGTCTGCCCTATTGACCGCACTGAACCACAAACTGGATTTCTCTTGCCATTCTTCCATCGGCAGTGGTCGATTTGGTCATGACAGTGGGGATCTTCTTACTCTCAGTTTTATGGACTTTACAGCCATTTCTTCTGCAATTAAAACATCAGCCTGTGACACAGAAATAATTTTATATGACTGCCAAGCAGATGATTCAGCACTTGAGATTTTGTTCCCTATTTTACACAAAGTGCATCTTCA ATTGGGCAAACACCTTCTTTGTCAGATTCTGACCTTGATTTTAAATGCTCCTAATATGGCTATGTCTTTGAAGTGGGCATTATCACTTTCCAAAGCACTTGGACAAGAGCTGGACCTTAGTTACACCCCTGTTAACTACCGCATTTGTGAGTCTCTGCAGTTGGTCTTGGACAACACAGAGGAGCTTACACATCTTAATCTGAGTCATTGTCAGCTCACTGATGCCTGCTTGGATCTTTTGCTCCCTTACCTTTGCAAAATATTGATTCTAGA TCTTACTGGCAATGACATAACTGACAAAGGAGCGCAGAGGCTGTGCAAAGCCTTAGATGGAAACAGTTTAACAAAGACGATATG GCTTTGTGACAATCAAATAACAGAGATTGGCCTGCTGGTGGAAGAAGCACGTATTGAAACCCTACATGCTAATAAAAAAAGATGTGCCCAACAGCAGAGTTTTATCTCAAAAGATTTGGGACCAAGCCAGATGGAAAAAACAGTCAAGACTTTTATTAAG AGAGAAGACCTTATTAAGGACTTTGAGCCTGAACTAGCAGTAAATCATGGAAAGATTTCTTATAG GTTTCAGTGCAACACAGGAGGTCTTTTCATGTGCAGGGAAACTGGGCTAGTGTTTGGAATGAAAGGAAGTGGTTGTGTAGAGTACAGTGTGGTTCACTGGGATATGCGTCACCTAATCAACACTCACTATAAGCCTGCTGGGCCTCTGTTTGATATCAAAACCCCTACAGGAGAAATCTATGAACTTCACCTGCCACACTGTGAGACACACG TTGATGAAATTGGAAATATTTCTGTTGTACATATACACAAGGACATTCTGGAATTCCTCACTCCTGTTAAGATGACAGAATCACATATAGCTGTCAATGTCTGTGGGTTATCTCAATATGGTCTTGTGGATGAGAGTGGTCAGAATAGCAAAATGCTTAATGGGCAGGTGCTGCTGTTCCAGGAACCTGATATGTCTAAAACACAACAAAGAATATGGGTGTTCTTATTGCCAAGCAATGTCCCACTGTCAGAG CAGATAAAAGAACACCAACGTGAGTATGTGTTCATCCAGACCAGTTCTGACTGCAAATTAATGATAAATTCAAAGTACACTCTGATCTCAAAAAAAGCCAATAAAGTCCAACCAAAG gaTATCTGTTTTGAACCCTTGCATGCTGGTAATCACCATCCGACATTTGAGGTCTTCTTAGATAAATGTGTGACTGAAATGCGAATAAAAATTCAGcgtaaaagaaaagaaagcaaTAATATTACCTACAAAAATGCATGGACGCGTCGGATAATTCTGAAGACAACAGGAG GTAATCACACACAAATGAGATCTGAGGAACATTCTAACATTTCAG GGAAAAGACATTGCAGAAAATTGAAAAACTGGAAATCTGATCTTAGTGCAATCATGGAGGAACTGTCCAGTGAACAGCTCAAGAAGCTGAAGTATTTAATGCAGAACTGTGATAACAGAGATTCCATTCCTTTGGCTAAACTTGAAAAAGCAGAAAACAGGTATGAGTTGGTGAATTTGGTTGTTGAGACATGGGGATTTGAAGAATCTGTGAAAGCCATTAAAGAGTTCATGATTAAGCTCCCTCGTAGAGATAATGTTGTGACAGACCGACTGGAGCCATATCTGAAACATTTTGACCTTTAG
- the LOC127414715 gene encoding uncharacterized protein LOC127414715 isoform X1, with translation MASTLQSAQEFLGNGRTLLTGSLLNYDCVIEALNQGKFFIDDELDSVTATANSRDRLRNMLDIVISKGEEACYKFLKILDKKRFEVFPRPGVEYPDLHHWISCFSFQDELQSQTTNKEDSDPCTRYQGLLKWKARQILDDNWNQRMNFLKNDPKRKPFTYIPLVLDTDSSAVSKLKKNKAYKKCRSKKLKTYIPTDKKMLSPKHLLTNDEKSILLVGKPGVGKTTVSLEILRLWTEDKSIQVSYMFYFDEPLMRVFSQSPCPQTLKDLLFHNYISPDEVPDHVLENIESNSENVVLIFDGVMDVIGNSVIKQLLDKELLNEAKVLTTCRPEAEDTGYLSEWLSYRVEVQGFNHESIREYFKWMLGTEDESGVCALDNPELFSLCSVPLYAFIVTACISISPIEARNKPFTITEMYVRIFRFCMKQHGFQNVEHLDKYITDNKSEIKYLAVASYQAMLAKTVNLTDLDQKDKSVQNAFLTTTQSRNPSTPTSKVSAFLHNTMQEFWAALFLILNPDNITHVLDKCNSDEDGKYLKYIIPFLTGLLSDKLVELIKCLVPVAEIQAIHVKYFEQIIDTFLYTKEQNEEGDCEEYVEADNILFVCRCLYEYQSPEACLLFLAKVQYYLDLQDQTLDPHQCCVVSYVISQSRNRSVKLDLTECTIHDPGLKLILGSLKNLKFLRSSTRLLSQIWRVALEAGQFSDFDSLLRLLRFEIHLSVHEKTDQKMFQRIGEVLKQKRSESVHLYLYVDKEVINRSLQQDIFESLPNIATIRIFPHQLKLGIESELYLQGAIYEMKTGHRCVRYLLSVFSNNQRENTEEQCAFLLKLHSHAKNMDVCPVLQPVFHALPPAWVVLPSAMSLLLQTMEVLNLKKPAELGVTYDQSELKQFLLCMPYITEIRFSAAACEPEDIHKIVKIVADLFILASESKKETLRSLSTACSHSTFPFAEDNKEMQSTFFLDIFTQLTQSSSGKTLLPALKPILMVAPAVWVVDLRKLEKTLAPIEMLKLQPAVKKTVELSGWSYDTDKLRNFLNYLPYISHICCAEQFFQTICEVLSADREWNPKQVSELLRSLGLSISLMDMLPSRICKAVGTVFKQLNFEEDISLSLLPKNISCLGSAFLFSNVKRLQTLRVNEIAALKLGILVRSDKKINSIIVEELSLVSSSSHLPERALCKLLSCMTSLLRAWTIHNLNLSEFKIEAHLLICLLCHQGPLSIKFHEDTLQQLAEVVYDAQDENLTQMFLEKINGDLSPCSLSWDVLYYLIQSTKKEVKLDLRDGIFNILNIPNLLAVLDLVRFKRISPRFVRAALKEIYQKRAGHLIVKFVRSSADLINLCLRELDSTDCKALCFALHYSDGVKLNLLNAVIPNNETESIVKLLQRVSDLRIDRKLLLNFLHASKYMEKQGYSASALLTALNHKLDFSCHSSIGSGRFGHDSGDLLTLSFMDFTAISSAIKTSACDTEIILYDCQADDSALEILFPILHKVHLQLGKHLLCQILTLILNAPNMAMSLKWALSLSKALGQELDLSYTPVNYRICESLQLVLDNTEELTHLNLSHCQLTDACLDLLLPYLCKILILDLTGNDITDKGAQRLCKALDGNSLTKTIWLCDNQITEIGLLVEEARIETLHANKKRCAQQQSFISKDLGPSQMEKTVKTFIKREDLIKDFEPELAVNHGKISYRFQCNTGGLFMCRETGLVFGMKGSGCVEYSVVHWDMRHLINTHYKPAGPLFDIKTPTGEIYELHLPHCETHVDEIGNISVVHIHKDILEFLTPVKMTESHIAVNVCGLSQYGLVDESGQNSKMLNGQVLLFQEPDMSKTQQRIWVFLLPSNVPLSEQIKEHQREYVFIQTSSDCKLMINSKYTLISKKANKVQPKDICFEPLHAGNHHPTFEVFLDKCVTEMRIKIQRKRKESNNITYKNAWTRRIILKTTGGNHTQMRSEEHSNISGKRHCRKLKNWKSDLSAIMEELSSEQLKKLKYLMQNCDNRDSIPLAKLEKAENRYELVNLVVETWGFEESVKAIKEFMIKLPRRDNVVTDRLEPYLKHFDL, from the exons AGATTTGAAGTATTTCCAAGACCTGGTGTAGAGTATCCAGATTTACATCACTGGATTAGCTGCTTCTCCTTCCAGGATGAACTGCAATCTCAGACTACAAACAAAGAAG ACTCAGATCCTTGTACCAGGTACCAAGGCCTTTTGAAATGGAAAGCAAGACAAATACTGGATGATAACTGGAACCAAAGAATGAATTTCCTAAAAAATGATCCAAAAAGAAAACCCTTCACATATATACCTCTTGTTCTGGACACTGATTCTAGTGCAGTTTCAAAACTTAAGAAAAACAAGGCATATAAGAAATGTCGCTCGAAAAAACTGAAGACATACATTCCAACAGACAAGAAAATGTTGTCTCCCAAACACTTACTAACGAATGATGAGAAAAGCATACTGCTCGTGGGAAAACCTGGAGTGGGAAAGACAACTGTTTCATTGGAGATTCTTAGACTTTGGACAGAAGATAAAAGCATTCAAGTGAgttacatgttttattttgatgAGCCACTGATGAGAGTCTTCTCTCAGTCTCCATGTCCTCAGACTTTGAAGGATCTTCTTTTTCACAATTACATATCCCCAGATGAAGTTCCAGAccatgtcctggaaaatattgaGAGCAATTCAGAGAATGTTGTCCTCATTTTTGATGGTGTCATGGATGTGATTGGAAACTCAGTGATTAAACAACTCTTGGATAAAGAACTTTTAAATGAAGCAAAGGTCTTGACCACTTGTAGACCAGAAGCTGAGGATACAGGTTACCTGTCAGAGTGGTTGTCTTATCGAGTGGAGGTTCAGGGATTTAATCATGAGTCCATTCGTGAATACTTCAAATGGATGTTGGGAACAGAGGATGAAAGTGGTGTATGTGCTTTGGATAACCCAGAGTTGTTCAGTTTGTGCTCTGTACCTTTGTATGCCTTCATAGTTACTGCCTGCATTTCAATAAGTCCTATTGAAGCCAGAAACAAGCCATTTACAATCACTGAGATGTATGTTAGAATTTTTCGCTTTTGCATGAAACAACACGGCTTCCAAAATGTGGAGCACCTGGATAAGTACATCACAGACAACAAGAGTGAGATCAAGTACTTAGCTGTAGCCTCCTATCAAGCAATGCTAGCGAAGACTGTGAACCTGACAGATTTAGATCAGAAGGACAAGTCTGTGCAAAATGCTTTCTTGACAACAACGCAATCCAGGAACCCATCCACACCCACTTCCAAAGTGTCTGCATTCCTGCACAATACAATGCAAGAGTTTTGGGCAGCtctctttttaattttaaatccaGACAACATCACTCATGTACTGGATAAGTGCAACAGCGATGAAGATGGAAAATACCTCAAATATATCATCCCGTTTTTGACTGGACTTCTCTCAGATAAACTAGTCGAGCTCATAAAGTGTTTGGTGCCAGTAGCAGAGATACAAGCCATACATGTCAAATACTTTGAACAGATTATAGACACCTTCCTTTACACTAAAGAACAGAATGAAGAGGGAGATTGTGAGGAGTATGTGGAAGCTGACAATATCCTATTTGTGTGTCGGTGCCTTTATGAGTATCAGTCCCCTGAAGCATGCCTTCTCTTCCTGGCGAAGGTTCAGTATTATCTTGATTTACAGGACCAAACACTTGATCCTCACCAGTGCTGTGTAGTATCGTATGTGATTAGTCAATCTAGGAATCGGAGTGTTAAACTGGACCTTACGGAATGTACCATTCATGACCCTGGGTTGAAACTGATTCTTGGCTCATTGAAAAATCTGAAATTTCTCAG atcaTCGACTAGGTTGCTGTCTCAGATATGGAGAGTGGCTCTCGAAGCAGGACAGTTTTCAGATTTTGATAGTCTGCTTAGATTATTGAGATTTGAAATCCATCTCTCTGTGCATGAAAAAACAGACCAGAAGATGTTTCAAAGAATAGGAGAAGTCCTCAAACAGAAGAGATCAGAGAGTGTTCATCTTTATCTGTATGTAGATAAAGAAGTCATAAACAGATCTTTGCAACAGGACATTTTTGAGAGCCTTCCTAATATTGCAACCATTAG gATTTTTCCTCATCAGCTGAAATTAGGTATAGAATCAGAGCTTTATCTTCAAGGAGCTATTTATGAGATGAAAACAGGTCACAGATGTGTAAGGTATCTACTGTCAGTGTTTAGCAATAATCAAAGAGAAAACACTGAGGAGCAGTGTGCATTTTTACTAAAACTGCATTCACATGCTAAGAACATGGACGTTTGTCCTGTTTTGCAACCTGTGTTCCATGCATTGCCACCCGCATGGGTTGTACTACCTTCAGCAATGTCACTCCTCCTACAGACCATGGAAGTTCTAAATTTAAAGAAGCCAGCTGAGCTAGGTGTCACATATGATCAAAGTGAACTTAAACAATTTCTTCTGTGTATGCCTTATATTACTGAGATAAG GTTTAGTGCTGCTGCCTGCGAGCCTGAAGACATCCACAAGATTGTAAAGATTGTTGCTGATCTTTTTATTCTCGCTTCTGAAAGTAAAAAGGAGACACTAAGGAGCCTTTCAACAGCATGCAGTCACTCAACCTTTCCCTTTGCTGAAGACAACAAAGAGATGCAGAGCACTTTCTTTTTGGATATCTTTACCCAGCTAACACAGAGTTCATCAGGGAAGACATTACTACCTGCATTGAAGCCCATTCTCATGGTTGCCCCTGCTGTATGGGTAGTGGATCTGCGAAAACTAGAGAAGACTCTTGCTCCTATTGAAATGCTGAAGCTTCAGCCAGCTGTCAAAAAAACAGTGGAGCTGAGTGGCTGGTCATATGACACAGACAAACTAAGGAATTTCCTAAATTATCTACCCTATATTTCACACATTTG CTGTGCTGAGCAGTTTTTCCAGACTATATGTGAAGTCCTCTCAGCAGACAGGGAATGGAATCCAAAGCAAGTCTCTGAGCTTTTACGGTCTCTTGGATTGAGCAtttctttgatggacatgctgcCAAGTCGAATCTGCAAGGCTGTTGgcactgtttttaaacagttgAACTTTGAAGAGGACATTTCTCTTAGTCTTCTCCCTAAAAACATCTCTTGTCTGGGTTCTGCTTTCCTCTTTTCAAATGTGAAAAGACTTCAAACATTGAG AGTAAATGAAATTGCAGCATTAAAGCTGGGAATTCTGGTcaggtcagataaaaaaataaattccataATTGTGGAAGAGCTATCTTTGGTTTCGTCAAGCTCTCATCTACCAGAGAGAGCACTTTGCAAGCTATTAAGCTGCATGACTTCACTTCTTAGAGCCTGGACAATCCACAACTTGAATCTCTCGGAATTTAAAATTGAGGCTCACTTACTCATCTGCCTGCTGTGTCATCAGGGCCCCTTGTCCATTAA ATTTCATGAAGACACTCTGCAACAACTAGCGGAAGTTGTATATGATGCTCAAGATGAAAATCTGACACAGATGTTcctggagaaaattaatggagaTTTGTCACCATGTAGTCTGTCCTGGGATGTTTTGTATTATCTAATTCAAAGCACGAAAAAGGAAGTAAAACTAGACCTTCGAGATGGCATATTTAATATTCTAAACATTCCAAACCTTCTTGCTGTACTGGACCTTGTTCGCTTTAAAAG GATAAGCCCACGATTTGTCAGGGCTGCATTGAAAGAGATATACCAGAAACGTGCAGGTCACCTGATTGTAAAATTTGTACGATCTTCAGCTGACCTGATTAACCTTTGCTTGAGAGAGTTGGACTCAACTGACTGCAAAGCCCTCTGCTTTGCCCTGCACTATAGTGATGGTGTTAAACTCAACCTGTTGAACGCTGTCATACCAAATAACGAGACTGAGAGCATTGTCAAACTTCTGCAAAGAGTTTCTGATCTTAG GATTGATAGAAAGCTGTTGTTGAACTTTCTCCATGCCTCTAAGTACATGGAAAAACAAGGTTATTCAGCGTCTGCCCTATTGACCGCACTGAACCACAAACTGGATTTCTCTTGCCATTCTTCCATCGGCAGTGGTCGATTTGGTCATGACAGTGGGGATCTTCTTACTCTCAGTTTTATGGACTTTACAGCCATTTCTTCTGCAATTAAAACATCAGCCTGTGACACAGAAATAATTTTATATGACTGCCAAGCAGATGATTCAGCACTTGAGATTTTGTTCCCTATTTTACACAAAGTGCATCTTCA ATTGGGCAAACACCTTCTTTGTCAGATTCTGACCTTGATTTTAAATGCTCCTAATATGGCTATGTCTTTGAAGTGGGCATTATCACTTTCCAAAGCACTTGGACAAGAGCTGGACCTTAGTTACACCCCTGTTAACTACCGCATTTGTGAGTCTCTGCAGTTGGTCTTGGACAACACAGAGGAGCTTACACATCTTAATCTGAGTCATTGTCAGCTCACTGATGCCTGCTTGGATCTTTTGCTCCCTTACCTTTGCAAAATATTGATTCTAGA TCTTACTGGCAATGACATAACTGACAAAGGAGCGCAGAGGCTGTGCAAAGCCTTAGATGGAAACAGTTTAACAAAGACGATATG GCTTTGTGACAATCAAATAACAGAGATTGGCCTGCTGGTGGAAGAAGCACGTATTGAAACCCTACATGCTAATAAAAAAAGATGTGCCCAACAGCAGAGTTTTATCTCAAAAGATTTGGGACCAAGCCAGATGGAAAAAACAGTCAAGACTTTTATTAAG AGAGAAGACCTTATTAAGGACTTTGAGCCTGAACTAGCAGTAAATCATGGAAAGATTTCTTATAG GTTTCAGTGCAACACAGGAGGTCTTTTCATGTGCAGGGAAACTGGGCTAGTGTTTGGAATGAAAGGAAGTGGTTGTGTAGAGTACAGTGTGGTTCACTGGGATATGCGTCACCTAATCAACACTCACTATAAGCCTGCTGGGCCTCTGTTTGATATCAAAACCCCTACAGGAGAAATCTATGAACTTCACCTGCCACACTGTGAGACACACG TTGATGAAATTGGAAATATTTCTGTTGTACATATACACAAGGACATTCTGGAATTCCTCACTCCTGTTAAGATGACAGAATCACATATAGCTGTCAATGTCTGTGGGTTATCTCAATATGGTCTTGTGGATGAGAGTGGTCAGAATAGCAAAATGCTTAATGGGCAGGTGCTGCTGTTCCAGGAACCTGATATGTCTAAAACACAACAAAGAATATGGGTGTTCTTATTGCCAAGCAATGTCCCACTGTCAGAG CAGATAAAAGAACACCAACGTGAGTATGTGTTCATCCAGACCAGTTCTGACTGCAAATTAATGATAAATTCAAAGTACACTCTGATCTCAAAAAAAGCCAATAAAGTCCAACCAAAG gaTATCTGTTTTGAACCCTTGCATGCTGGTAATCACCATCCGACATTTGAGGTCTTCTTAGATAAATGTGTGACTGAAATGCGAATAAAAATTCAGcgtaaaagaaaagaaagcaaTAATATTACCTACAAAAATGCATGGACGCGTCGGATAATTCTGAAGACAACAGGAG GTAATCACACACAAATGAGATCTGAGGAACATTCTAACATTTCAG GGAAAAGACATTGCAGAAAATTGAAAAACTGGAAATCTGATCTTAGTGCAATCATGGAGGAACTGTCCAGTGAACAGCTCAAGAAGCTGAAGTATTTAATGCAGAACTGTGATAACAGAGATTCCATTCCTTTGGCTAAACTTGAAAAAGCAGAAAACAGGTATGAGTTGGTGAATTTGGTTGTTGAGACATGGGGATTTGAAGAATCTGTGAAAGCCATTAAAGAGTTCATGATTAAGCTCCCTCGTAGAGATAATGTTGTGACAGACCGACTGGAGCCATATCTGAAACATTTTGACCTTTAG